In a genomic window of Zootoca vivipara chromosome 5, rZooViv1.1, whole genome shotgun sequence:
- the CFAP410 gene encoding cilia- and flagella-associated protein 410, whose protein sequence is MKLTRKVVLSRAKATNLNGVRKLNCWGSRISDISICCELPNIEVITFSANHISSLEPMNQCRNLMELYLRRNNIASLLELFHLKKLPRLRILWLSENPCCGPDPHRYRMTVLRNLPNLQKLDNRMVTEEELSHSLLEGEEITSPPAKLDVENFCQNSTTESSVTESTAENENEVMNFTLEETNKIREQLGMKPVAPREKFVSLCPRQMEGNRKKRNNVLNAIMMLLEELDSDGLEVVHQTTGNKLQALQKKELHEDR, encoded by the exons ATGAAACTGACGCGTAAGGTGGTCCTGTCCCGGGCAAAGGCCACCAACCTCAACGGCGTCCGCAAGCTGAACTGCTG gGGCAGCCGCATATCAGAT ATTTCTATTTGCTGTGAGCTTCCCAACATTGAGGTGATCACGTTCAG TGCAAATCACATATCCAGCCTGGAGCCAATGAACCAGTGCCGGAACTTAATGGAGCTTTATCTCAGGAGGAACAATATTGCAAGCCTCCTTGAGCTGTTCCACTTGAAGAAGCTGCCCCGTCTGAGAATCCTCTGGCTCTCTGAGAACCCATGCTGTGGTCCTGATCCTCATCGCTATCGAATGACGGTGCTGCGCAACCTTCCGAATCTCCAGAAGCTTGATAATCGGA TGGTGACAGAGGAAGAACTGTCCCATTCCCTGCTGGAAGGGGAAGAGATAACATCACCCCCAGCCAAATTGGACGTGGAAAACTTCTGCCAAAATTCCACTACTGAATCCAGTGTAACGGAGTCTACAGCAGAGAATGAAAATGAAGTCATGAACTTCACCTTGGAGGAGACAAA TAAAATCCGCGAGCAGCTTGGGATGAAGCCTGTTGCTCCGAGGGAGAAGTTTGTCTCCTTGTGCCCTAGGCAGATGGAGGGGAACCGAAAGAAACGG AACAACGTCCTCAATGCCATCATGATGCTCCTAGAAGAGCTTGATTCAGATGGACTAGAAGTTGTCCATCAAACCACTGGGAACAAGCTCCAAGCCTTGCAGAAGAAGGAACTCCATGAGGACCGATAG